The genomic DNA TATTATATTGATACCAACCAGCTGAGGGTACCCAGGGAGAGCATGGAGGTCATGTCTCCGCTCAAGAATGGCATGAGTGAGtgcattttgtctgtttttgtttcaatgtattcAAAGCCAAAGAACGTTTAGATTTTTAACTGCCATGTTATTGTTTAGTAAACATGCCTGTTTAAAAAATTGACAATGCTGAAATATGTCTGCATTTACAACCCATATGAACATAAATGGgttgtgtgtgactgcatgACCCTGTTTTTTGTCATAGTCTGTGACGTAAACTCCAACACTGAATATTTATAATCCTGTCTGCGTGAACATAATCCATAATTAGTCTGTTAGCCTGACAGCCGAGTTTGTAGATGAACTCGTCACAACCCTGAGTGCCGTTCATCATGAATATTAATGAGATTATTTGAAGACCAAGGCAACTCATGATGAGCTCTCCCATCGAGTGTCCTTTTGGTGGAAAGTGGTCTTGGGTGAACCACCATGTCTGCTTGACAGTGATCATATTTCCCATCCTCTCTTGTACTTGTCTGTCGTGCATGTGTTTGACATTCAACGCCAGCTGTGGGTCTCATGTCCGAGCTGTTTTTGGAGCTTAAATTGAACTTTTAATTATCACTTTTGCATCATGGATTATTTTCCCATGTATTGGCTCAGTTTCAATCACCGATTTccaactttctttcttctctcccccgTTTTCTGTATATTGTTTTCCTTACATCTGTTCAAATTTTCCTTAACTATATTGTGTTTCTCAATTTGACAACAATTATTTAAAGTTAGTTTTCTAAATTGTTGTACATTAATTTCCTCTATTAGCCAATCAGGTATTTTCAAGCCAAGCCAAAATTCTCTGTGCAATTGTGTTTGATTTCTGACAGCAAAAGTGAAACGAGCACTCCGGTGCACTGACCTAGCTGATGATGCTCATCAGAATCTGGTCCAGTGGAGTTTGGCTGTGAGGCTATTTAGAGACGAGTGTGACACCAATCTTAATTGCAGCAGAACAGCATTGTGGGACTCCAGGCTCCCTCAGAGGGCTGACCTGGAACATTGGTGCCCGATGCTAAATTTCTATCTTAAAAAAATCTGCGTCGCTCTATTTTCTCCACCATCTGACCCATCAATTGTGATGACGATGATAGATACAAACATTTTGTGacgttgatttttttttttaggcctaAAGCCATAAATATAGTAACAACATATCTTGAGAATATACATAGTTGCAATCTGATTTTCTAAAACTAGATGAGGTATTTTGAACAAATTTCATCATGTTTAAGCACAGATTGTTGTTATCTCCTGTATAATAGACACAAATTATGTGATTTGACATTTAACAaaccatgttgtgttttcttttcggCTTCTTTTCCAGTTGAGGACTGGGACAGTTTCCAGGCCATTTTGGATCACACCTACAAGATGCACTTCAAGTCTGAACCCAGCCTGCATCCAGTGCTCATGTCAGAAGCATCGGTGAGTTAGCATTTTGTACGAGCTAGAGCCTGAACAACAGCTGGGAGCTACATATCCTGTGATTGCACCATGCTAAACAGTATTCACACCATTTTAATTTATCAGTAAACAGAGAAATGGTGGCAGATTTAAAGTCCTGTTCTGTTTTAGAATATTAACATGTTCAATTCTCATAGTGAGCTTTTTGagatgctgtttgtttttagcaGTAATCCACATATGATGAGGTGAGGGTTTGTATTTAAGAGCTGAAGTGTCTTCATCACGTAACGAAGAAACTCAGTAGTTTGTGTTGTACTGTCGCTAATCTGTTGTGGGCCTATTTTCGGTTTTGTGTCCGCAGTGGAACACACGAGCGAAACGTGAGAAACTGACAGAGCTGATGTTTGAACATTACAACATTCCTGCCTTCTTCCTCTGCAAATCTGCTGTGCTATCTGCGTATCCTTTACTACCACTTTGTCCAGAAGAGGATGGGAGACAAAGCTGATCTGAGTCTCTTGGTTTTTCCATTAAATGTCTGAAAATGCTCAGAGTACTGTTTCTCTGTTTGTAAAGTCTGTTGAACCAGTACTGTATCTGTTATGTGTTGAACTGGGTTACAATTCCTTTACTCTGAGCGTCTAAGCTTTGCCAATGGGCGGTCTACAAGCTTGGTCCTGGACAGCGGcgccacacacaccacagcaaTTCCAGTGCATGATGGCTACGTCCTGCAGCAAGGTATTATCCTAAATCATTCACCACTAATCGATAATTTACTTTGTTTACATAGTAACTGGCCACCTAAAATGAGTAATAGAATATGTATAATGCATGTGTTATCTTCTTTGATTTAATGAGGCCATCTGCTGGTTGGAGCTTGCATCTCAGCCCATCAAGCCAGTTGTTTCCACAAATGTTATTACAAGCTTCTGTTGTCGTCATGAACAGTAATTCTCAGTAACCCATCACGTTTCGAAATATCTTCGTCTGTCCAAATGCTGCCTGATTTAAATCGTTTTTTTCCCCAGATGAAACTAAATTATGTTGTAAAACTCCAACAATGCTTTTTGATACGAAGCAAACCACAGAGTCTGAGCTGCAATGAAACAGGAGATTGCTAATTCATTAAAGGCACATCAAGAGATTTATCAAGTTGAGCAAGTTTCAAACAATGTGTGTGGACTTGctgataaatatgtaaaaatggTAGAGATTTACTGTTTTCCTTGTagtcatgtgttttttattctctctGACAGGCATTGTCAAATCGCCCCTGGCTGGAGACTTTATGAGCATGCAGTGTAGGGAGCTTTTTCAAGatttaaatgttgaaataatCCCCCCGTACATGATTGCATCAAAGGTAAGATAACACTATTGTAGAGCATCttatttcagtgtttcacaGGTGGAacagtacattttaaataatctaGTAGAAAAATGTGGGATATATTGCTCCAGCCGGAAAACAGTTAACCGTtaagttgttgtgttttattgcaCATGTAAGTGGCATTGGGATTCAGGATAGGTGAAGATGGTGTCTTACAAATCATCTTGAATggacaaatgtgtatttaataatGCAAAGTTGTGTTTTGAATGTTATGATAAAAACATCCATACAGTGGtgtaaagaaatatttttttcctgcTATCGTATGAATTGATTTCCAATGTTGCCTCTAAATCTGATGAACTGGCTGTTAAAATACGTAACGGTTATAGCATATTTACTACCTAAAATGTCTGTGTTTAGGTTGTGTGATCATATCTCTGTTCACTCTAGGatttacatacatattaaaaaacaaaaacagtatgCACTGAATCTTCCTGGCCCAAAGATGGACTAGGAAGATTTAACTAAACTCTTTATTGTGCGTTATGTGCCTACACAGTCTTATTGCCATCTTCCTTCATACCAGACAATGTCAACCACAGTGTTTGTCATTACAGGATGGAGTGCGAGAGGCATCACCGGCCAGctggaagaaaaaagagaaactacCTCAAGTCACGCGCTCATGGCACAACTACATGTGTAATGTAAGCAGCAAACTCTAAAAAACCTTTGTTGACCTTGTAGTAATGAAGGAATGTATTGTGTTTGGTTGAATGTCTGCCAACTTGTCTTTCTTAATATTTGCAGTGTGTGATCCAGGACTTCCAGGCATCTGTGTTGCAGGTGTCAGACTCGCCATATGATGAACAGTAAGGGCATTATTTGCAACTTAATATGAATCTGACATTAACGTAGACATTATCTTTTACTTTAACCCTCAGCTTATGTGGAGGTTTGTAAAAGTAAACTTCTTCTGAAAAGTTCAAATCTGAGTTGCACACCAAAATAAATAACGTACACACATGTTTGACTTAACTAGACTGGCATATACCCATGTGCAGAATTATTTGGTTGAGCAAGAAAGCTGAATGGAAATCCTGCATACTGCTGTTGGAAAACACAACTCACACTTCATTTGAACCAACATTTGGGTTTCAAGTGAACCTTTCACATTATTGTGATGTAAAAACATTACTGCAATCTTCAAATTATGTTGCCATAAATATTTCACATAAGATTTTCTGTGAAATTCAAGTTAGTATGTGCTCGTTATTATCAATTTCATTTAGACAACATTTCTATGTATCACGATATCTCTATTTGATTGAAAGTCAAATAATTGTCATATTGTAAAATCGCCCAGCCCTACTCAGTGTTCTCTCTCATCAGGGTTGCTGCACAGATGCCCACAGTGCATTATGAGCTGCCCAACGGCTACAACTGTGACTTTGGGGCTGAGAGGCTGAAGATCCCAGAGGGGCTGTTTGACCCCTCTAATGCCAAGGTGTGTTATTAATATTTAGCGAACAGGGAAGA from Cyclopterus lumpus isolate fCycLum1 chromosome 4, fCycLum1.pri, whole genome shotgun sequence includes the following:
- the actl6a gene encoding actin-like protein 6A, whose amino-acid sequence is MSGGVYGGDEVGALVFDIGSYTVRAGYAGEDCPKADFPTVIGVTIDREDGSTPMETDGEKSKQSGTNYYIDTNQLRVPRESMEVMSPLKNGMIEDWDSFQAILDHTYKMHFKSEPSLHPVLMSEASWNTRAKREKLTELMFEHYNIPAFFLCKSAVLSAFANGRSTSLVLDSGATHTTAIPVHDGYVLQQGIVKSPLAGDFMSMQCRELFQDLNVEIIPPYMIASKDGVREASPASWKKKEKLPQVTRSWHNYMCNCVIQDFQASVLQVSDSPYDEQVAAQMPTVHYELPNGYNCDFGAERLKIPEGLFDPSNAKGLSGNTMLGVGHVVTTSVGMCDIDIRPGLYGSVVVTGGNTLIQGFTDRLNRELSQKTPPSMRLKLIANNTTVERRFSAWIGGSILASLGTFQQMWISKQEYEEGGKQCVDRKCP